A genomic stretch from Pseudomonas alkylphenolica includes:
- the prmB gene encoding 50S ribosomal protein L3 N(5)-glutamine methyltransferase: MITSRLRTLRDHIRWAVSRFHEHGLFFGHGADNAWDEARLLVLGSVHLPWEVADSYLDCQLEDDELVHLQRLLKRRIEDRVPTAYLLGEAWFCGLAFIVDERVLIPRSPIGELIEKRFEPWLASEPARILDLCTGSGCIGIVSAEVFPEAEVVLADLSFEALEVANQNIERHGLEERVYTVQGDGFDGLPGQRFDLILSNPPYVDAEDFADMPDEYHHEPELGLACGNDGLDLVRRMLAEAADHLTEKGLLIVEVGNSQVHVEALYPEVDFAWLEFERGGHGVFMLTAEQCRQHQGLFASRV, from the coding sequence GTGATCACTTCTCGCCTGCGCACCCTGCGCGATCATATCCGTTGGGCTGTCAGCCGTTTTCATGAGCATGGCCTGTTTTTTGGACATGGTGCCGACAACGCCTGGGACGAAGCACGGCTGCTGGTGCTCGGCTCGGTGCATTTGCCCTGGGAGGTTGCCGACAGCTATCTGGACTGCCAGCTGGAAGACGACGAACTGGTGCACCTGCAGCGCTTGCTCAAGCGCCGCATCGAAGACCGCGTGCCGACCGCCTACCTGTTGGGCGAGGCGTGGTTCTGCGGTCTGGCCTTTATCGTCGACGAGCGCGTGCTGATTCCGCGTTCGCCCATTGGTGAGCTGATCGAAAAACGTTTCGAGCCGTGGCTGGCCAGCGAACCTGCGCGCATTCTCGACCTGTGCACCGGCTCCGGTTGCATCGGTATCGTCAGTGCCGAGGTATTCCCTGAAGCTGAAGTGGTGCTGGCCGATCTGTCGTTCGAAGCGCTGGAGGTGGCCAACCAGAACATCGAGCGTCATGGCCTGGAAGAGCGCGTCTATACCGTTCAGGGCGATGGCTTCGACGGTTTGCCAGGGCAGCGCTTCGACCTGATCCTGTCCAACCCGCCGTATGTCGATGCCGAGGATTTCGCCGACATGCCGGATGAGTACCACCATGAGCCGGAACTGGGCCTGGCCTGTGGCAACGACGGCCTGGACCTGGTGCGGCGCATGCTGGCCGAAGCGGCGGATCACCTGACCGAGAAGGGCTTGTTGATCGTCGAAGTCGGCAATAGCCAGGTGCACGTCGAAGCGCTGTACCCGGAAGTGGACTTTGCCTGGCTGGAGTTCGAGCGCGGTGGGCACGGTGTATTCATGTTGACGGCGGAGCAGTGCCGGCAGCATCAGGGCCTGTTTGCTTCAAGGGTGTAA
- a CDS encoding alpha/beta hydrolase, with translation MMLRVFVVIALLFSGLVHAGAPTVLQRPISLDTGSGTLYGSLLLPRTEQPPPVVLIIPGSGPTDRNGNSPDGAHTDNLRQLALVLAKNRIASVRYDKRGVAASQTATPDERDLTVERYVADAVAWSHKLKADPRFGQLILLGHSEGALIASLAAGPSGASAVISVAGSGRPIDEVFRAQLAGRIPDRYNEQVTQVLDNLKAGRTASNIPRPLQDVLRPSVQPYLISLFRQDPAAAFAQVKVPALIIQGTHDVQVDVSNAERLKAAKPDAELALIQGMNHMLRIAPQAASQQRDSYLNPKLPQAAELGTRVVDFIHRLPAA, from the coding sequence ATGATGTTGCGCGTTTTCGTGGTAATCGCCCTGCTGTTCAGCGGTCTGGTGCACGCTGGCGCCCCTACTGTATTGCAACGCCCGATCAGTCTCGATACCGGTAGCGGCACGCTGTACGGCAGCCTGCTGTTGCCGCGCACTGAACAACCGCCACCGGTGGTGCTGATCATCCCCGGCTCCGGCCCCACTGACCGCAACGGCAACAGCCCGGACGGCGCCCACACCGACAACCTCCGGCAACTGGCCCTGGTGCTGGCCAAGAACCGTATTGCCAGTGTGCGTTATGACAAGCGCGGCGTGGCCGCCAGCCAGACAGCGACACCGGATGAGCGCGACCTGACGGTTGAACGCTATGTCGCCGATGCCGTGGCCTGGAGTCATAAACTCAAGGCCGATCCGCGCTTCGGTCAGTTGATTCTGCTGGGGCACAGTGAAGGCGCGCTGATTGCCAGCCTGGCTGCTGGGCCAAGCGGTGCCAGCGCGGTGATCAGCGTGGCCGGCAGCGGTCGGCCGATCGACGAGGTGTTTCGCGCGCAACTCGCAGGGCGAATCCCGGACCGCTATAACGAGCAGGTGACGCAGGTGCTGGATAACCTCAAGGCCGGACGCACTGCCTCGAACATCCCTCGGCCCTTGCAGGACGTGCTGCGCCCGTCGGTTCAGCCGTACCTGATTTCATTGTTTCGCCAGGACCCGGCAGCGGCATTCGCTCAGGTGAAAGTGCCGGCCCTGATCATCCAGGGCACCCATGATGTTCAGGTCGATGTCAGCAATGCCGAACGCCTCAAGGCTGCCAAGCCCGATGCCGAGCTGGCGTTGATCCAGGGCATGAACCACATGCTCAGGATTGCCCCGCAAGCGGCGAGCCAGCAACGTGACAGCTATCTGAACCCGAAATTACCGCAGGCCGCTGAACTGGGCACCCGCGTCGTCGACTTTATCCACAGGCTGCCCGCTGCCTGA
- the aroC gene encoding chorismate synthase: MSGNTYGKLFTVTTAGESHGPALVAIVDGCPPGLEISLADLQHDLDRRKPGTSRHTTQRQEADEVEILSGVFEGRTTGCAIGLLIRNTDQKSKDYSAIKDLFRPAHADYTYHHKYGERDYRGGGRSSARETAMRVAAGAIAKKYLASQGIRIRGYMSQLGPIEIPFKTWESVEQNAFFSPDPDKVPELEAYMDQLRRDQDSVGAKITVVAEGVMPGLGEPIFDRLDAELAHALMSINAVKGVEIGAGFASVAQRGTEHRDEMTPEGFLSNNAGGILGGISSGQPIVAHLALKPTSSITTPGRSIDVHGNPVEVITKGRHDPCVGIRATPIAEAMMAIVLMDHLLRHRGQNADVRVSTPVLGQL; encoded by the coding sequence ATGTCCGGCAATACCTACGGCAAGCTGTTCACTGTCACCACCGCTGGCGAAAGCCATGGTCCGGCGTTGGTCGCCATTGTCGACGGCTGTCCGCCGGGCCTGGAAATTTCCCTGGCCGACCTGCAGCACGACCTCGACCGGCGCAAGCCCGGCACCAGCCGGCACACCACCCAGCGTCAGGAAGCCGATGAAGTCGAAATCCTTTCCGGGGTTTTCGAGGGCCGCACCACCGGTTGCGCCATCGGCCTGCTGATCCGCAACACCGACCAGAAGTCCAAGGACTACTCGGCGATCAAAGACCTGTTCCGCCCGGCCCACGCCGACTACACCTACCACCACAAGTACGGTGAGCGTGACTACCGTGGCGGTGGCCGCAGCTCGGCGCGGGAAACCGCCATGCGTGTGGCTGCAGGCGCGATTGCCAAGAAGTACCTGGCCAGCCAGGGGATTCGCATTCGCGGCTACATGAGCCAGTTGGGTCCGATCGAGATTCCGTTCAAGACCTGGGAATCGGTAGAGCAGAATGCGTTTTTCAGCCCCGACCCGGACAAGGTGCCGGAGCTGGAGGCTTACATGGACCAGCTGCGCCGTGACCAGGATTCGGTCGGGGCGAAGATCACCGTGGTCGCCGAAGGCGTCATGCCGGGCCTGGGCGAGCCGATCTTCGACCGCCTGGATGCCGAGCTGGCGCATGCCTTGATGAGCATCAACGCGGTCAAGGGCGTGGAGATTGGCGCAGGTTTCGCCAGCGTGGCGCAACGCGGCACCGAGCACCGCGACGAAATGACTCCCGAAGGTTTCCTCAGCAACAACGCCGGCGGCATTCTCGGCGGGATTTCTTCCGGTCAGCCGATTGTTGCTCACCTGGCCCTGAAGCCGACTTCGAGCATCACCACCCCGGGTCGTTCGATCGATGTGCACGGCAACCCGGTTGAAGTGATCACCAAGGGCCGTCACGATCCGTGCGTGGGCATCCGCGCCACGCCGATCGCCGAAGCGATGATGGCAATCGTGCTGATGGACCACCTGCTGCGTCATCGTGGCCAGAACGCCGATGTACGCGTGAGCACACCGGTGCTGGGCCAGCTGTAA
- a CDS encoding MFS transporter, with translation MAPIPYWRLSSFYLFYFALLGSTAPFLALYFHHLGFSSARIGELVAIPMLMRCVAPNLWGWLGDRSGRRLLIVRLGALATLLSFSLIFFAKSYAWLALVMALHAFFWHAVLPQFEVITLAHLQGQTARYSQIRLWGSIGFILTVVGLGRLFDGLSLDVYPLALVIIMAGIVLASLWVPNAQPPGQNERSQGGFLKQLSSPGVAAFYVCVALMQLSHGPYYTFLTLHLEHLGYSRGVIGMLWALGVVAEVLMFLGMSWILARVSLRRVLMASFVLAALRWLLLGNFAEHLAVLLFAQVLHAATFGSFHAAAIAFVQRSFGARQQGQGQALYAALAGTGGALGALYSGYSWNLLGAATTFSIASVAALAAAVIIAIRMKEAEN, from the coding sequence GTGGCGCCCATTCCCTACTGGCGGCTGTCCAGCTTCTACCTGTTCTACTTCGCCTTGCTCGGTTCTACAGCGCCTTTCCTGGCGCTGTATTTCCATCACCTGGGGTTTTCCAGCGCGCGGATCGGCGAGCTGGTGGCCATCCCCATGCTCATGCGTTGTGTCGCGCCCAATCTGTGGGGCTGGCTCGGTGACCGCAGTGGTCGGCGCCTGCTGATCGTACGCCTGGGGGCGCTGGCGACCCTGCTGAGCTTCTCGCTGATTTTCTTCGCCAAGAGCTATGCCTGGCTGGCGCTGGTCATGGCCTTGCACGCGTTCTTCTGGCATGCGGTGTTGCCGCAGTTCGAGGTCATCACCCTGGCCCATTTGCAGGGCCAGACCGCACGCTACAGCCAGATCCGCCTGTGGGGCTCGATCGGCTTCATCCTCACTGTGGTCGGTCTGGGGCGGCTGTTCGATGGGCTGAGCCTGGATGTGTATCCGCTGGCGCTGGTGATCATCATGGCCGGCATCGTCCTTGCCAGCCTCTGGGTGCCCAACGCCCAGCCACCCGGGCAGAACGAGCGTAGCCAGGGTGGCTTTCTCAAGCAATTGAGCAGCCCCGGCGTGGCTGCGTTCTATGTCTGCGTGGCGCTGATGCAGCTCAGTCACGGGCCTTACTACACCTTTCTGACCCTGCACCTGGAGCATCTGGGCTACAGCCGTGGTGTCATCGGTATGCTCTGGGCCCTGGGCGTGGTCGCCGAGGTGTTGATGTTCCTCGGCATGAGCTGGATTCTGGCGCGGGTCTCGTTGCGTCGGGTGCTGATGGCCAGTTTCGTCCTGGCAGCCCTGCGTTGGCTGCTGCTGGGTAATTTTGCCGAACACCTGGCGGTGTTGCTGTTCGCCCAGGTCTTGCACGCCGCTACGTTCGGCAGCTTCCACGCCGCAGCCATTGCTTTTGTGCAACGTAGTTTTGGCGCCCGTCAGCAAGGCCAGGGGCAGGCTCTGTATGCTGCCCTGGCGGGAACCGGCGGCGCCTTGGGCGCCCTGTATTCCGGCTATAGCTGGAATCTGCTGGGCGCAGCTACCACCTTTAGTATTGCCAGCGTCGCAGCGCTGGCTGCAGCCGTTATCATTGCGATCCGAATGAAAGAAGCCGAGAACTAG